A window of Gloeocapsopsis sp. IPPAS B-1203 contains these coding sequences:
- the phnF gene encoding phosphonate metabolism transcriptional regulator PhnF has product MSHAALPLYIQIAEQLKQNIQQQVYQVGDKLPSENELSLQFGVNRHTLRRAIELLKQEGLLRTDRGIGIFVAATPIRYPIGKRVRYNDVLQAQGITGGYQTLQAIAISADSKVAPKLDLKPGDPVALIEMLDLADNQPLGVSSSYFPLHRFPDMVERFQDTQSISKLVREVYGCDHIRLCTHISARLVKPQDARLLNLSLNQPILLIEAVNVDQHGKAIEYTVTRFRGDLMELVINNDLDVVSQDD; this is encoded by the coding sequence ATGAGTCATGCTGCACTACCGCTCTATATCCAGATTGCCGAACAACTAAAACAGAATATTCAGCAGCAAGTTTATCAAGTAGGCGACAAACTACCAAGCGAAAATGAACTGAGCCTGCAGTTTGGGGTAAATCGTCATACACTCCGGCGAGCAATTGAACTATTGAAACAAGAAGGATTGTTACGGACTGATCGAGGAATAGGGATTTTCGTTGCTGCAACCCCTATCCGTTACCCAATTGGTAAGCGAGTACGCTACAACGACGTACTACAAGCGCAGGGAATCACCGGAGGTTATCAAACGTTACAGGCGATCGCAATTTCTGCTGATTCCAAGGTTGCGCCTAAACTAGATTTGAAACCAGGAGATCCTGTTGCACTGATTGAAATGCTTGATTTAGCAGACAATCAACCTCTTGGTGTTTCTTCGAGTTACTTTCCCCTACACCGCTTTCCAGACATGGTAGAGCGATTTCAAGACACGCAATCAATTTCCAAGCTTGTCCGCGAAGTCTACGGCTGCGACCACATTCGTCTTTGCACCCACATTTCTGCTCGACTCGTCAAACCTCAAGACGCGCGGCTACTCAATTTATCACTGAATCAGCCTATTTTATTGATAGAAGCAGTCAATGTCGATCAGCATGGCAAGGCGATCGAGTACACTGTCACCCGATTTCGCGGCGATCTGATGGAGTTAGTCATCAACAACGATCTAGATGTCGTTAGTCAAGATGATTAA
- a CDS encoding aminopeptidase P N-terminal domain-containing protein produces MQADYRQRREQLMTKIGNGTAIFRSAPTAVMHNDVEYAYRQDSDFFYLTGFNEAEAVAVLAPHHPEHRFILFVQPKDREKEVWTGYRCGVDGAKELYGADEAYPIAELDEKLPQYLEKADRIYYRLGRDRAFNDIILKHWQRLLATYPKRGTGPIALEDVGILLHAMRLTKSSAELELMRKAAEISVEAHNRAMAIARPGCYEYEIQAEIEQIFRRRGGMGPAYPSIVAAGANACVLHYIENNCQMQDNQLLLIDAGCAYEYYNGDITRTFPVGGKFTPEQKALYEIVLEAQQAAIAQVKPGNPYNAFHDTAVRVLTTGLVELGILKGEIDKLIEEEKYKPFYMHRTGHWLGLDVHDVGVYQHGDHPHILQPGQVLTVEPGLYIVPNTKPAEDQPEIDPRWSGIGIRIEDDVLVTESGNEVLTAGVPKAIADIER; encoded by the coding sequence ATGCAAGCAGATTATCGCCAACGTCGCGAACAGCTGATGACAAAAATCGGCAACGGAACAGCAATTTTTCGCAGCGCGCCTACAGCAGTCATGCACAATGATGTGGAATATGCTTACCGTCAAGATAGTGACTTTTTCTACCTGACTGGATTTAATGAAGCCGAAGCCGTGGCGGTGTTAGCACCTCATCATCCAGAACATCGATTTATCTTGTTTGTTCAACCCAAAGATCGGGAAAAAGAGGTTTGGACAGGATACCGCTGTGGTGTAGATGGTGCCAAAGAACTTTATGGTGCAGATGAAGCTTATCCGATCGCCGAACTTGATGAAAAACTACCACAGTATCTTGAAAAAGCTGATCGGATTTATTACCGCTTAGGACGCGATCGCGCTTTTAACGACATCATTCTCAAACACTGGCAACGCCTGCTTGCAACATACCCGAAACGCGGTACTGGACCAATTGCTTTAGAAGACGTTGGTATCCTTTTACACGCCATGCGTTTAACAAAAAGCTCAGCGGAGTTGGAATTAATGCGCAAAGCTGCAGAAATTTCTGTTGAGGCTCACAATCGGGCAATGGCGATCGCCCGACCTGGGTGTTACGAATACGAAATCCAAGCCGAAATTGAACAGATCTTTCGCCGACGTGGTGGTATGGGACCTGCGTATCCCTCAATTGTTGCTGCTGGTGCTAATGCGTGCGTGCTGCACTACATCGAGAACAACTGCCAAATGCAGGACAATCAACTGCTGCTTATTGATGCCGGATGTGCCTATGAGTACTATAACGGAGACATCACGCGGACATTTCCAGTCGGCGGTAAGTTTACACCTGAACAAAAAGCGCTGTATGAAATCGTCCTAGAAGCACAACAAGCGGCGATCGCGCAAGTGAAACCAGGCAATCCTTACAATGCGTTTCACGATACTGCTGTGCGCGTCCTCACCACAGGTTTAGTCGAACTTGGTATCCTCAAAGGTGAAATCGACAAGCTAATTGAGGAAGAAAAATATAAACCTTTTTATATGCACCGTACAGGACACTGGTTAGGCTTGGATGTTCACGATGTCGGTGTCTATCAACACGGCGATCATCCTCACATTCTACAACCTGGACAAGTTCTCACCGTCGAACCAGGGCTTTATATCGTTCCCAATACAAAACCAGCAGAAGATCAACCCGAAATCGATCCTCGTTGGAGTGGAATTGGTATCCGCATTGAAGATGATGTGTTAGTTACTGAGTCAGGAAACGAAGTTTTAACTGCGGGTGTCCCCAAGGCGATCGCAGACATAGAACGTTGA